Sequence from the Temnothorax longispinosus isolate EJ_2023e chromosome 6, Tlon_JGU_v1, whole genome shotgun sequence genome:
GATCGCTGATTACAGACTTTCGATCGCCTTACGATACGTTTATGACTCTTTCTGACTCTCTTCCGTCATCTGACTAACGACTCATTGTAGATTGTAGACTGGCCTTACCAGGATCGCAAAACGTCGCCCTAATCCTCTAGGCCTGTAGAGTGTGGAATAAATTCCGGGAAACGGATTAGGGAAAACACACGGGACGTACGGATGAGGATTTGCAGGAAATTTCGCGAGACGTATACGATGCGGTGGTTGAAAAGTTACTGCGTCTATATCGTAATCGGTTTCCTTATCCGGAGATTCGACGATGAACAGAGAGTGGGGAACAGTAGAGTAGCTGTGcgaaagttatatttttacaaaaatgacTAAAATGAGAATGCGTAAATGCAATCCTCTGACGCACTTCGTTGGTAGCCGATGAggtataaaaacaaaattaaaattgtgcgAGGCATAAAGTctaaaaatgtgcaaataaatCGCGAAAGATGAGTCGTCTGATCAGAAATATAATGTTGTGGCGaggaaaaacaattaaatattctacCTTCAGCggtattttcttaatttaacgCATAATGGCTGAGAGTTTCGGCATGAAAGGAGATCTcaaggatatttttttttattttctcagaaaagAGGTTTGTTGTTTGTTCTGAttattttatgacaaaaaaagaattgtgtgtgtgtgcgtgcgtgcgcgcgcgcgccaccTGAACTGTTTTACCGACTATAATTATCACATCTAAAAGCAATCTCAAATAGAATGTCTCAAAGATGAAACATTGATTCTAAAACAGTCttgaaaatatcataaatacataaaacttTTCGAAGACGTCTTTACTTCAGGACGTCTTCCTGACAGTTGAGATAATTCCATAcatatatcttcaaaattttagGACGACTTTCGAGCCGTCGTAAAATGTTCTCCGGATATCGATCTCGACCGAGTGAGGGCGGCACGCGTCGAAATTCACTCCAATTGCAACAATTTGCAAGAATCGCCGGTTGACAGTTTTCGTCTCGACTCTCAAAGATCGCGTACAGTTATCGTCAATGAAATTCGCCTCGGTATCTATTCGAGCGTGAGCGAAGCGGAGATGATAATCCCGGGAAGACGCAATTTAAAGACAACGTAATCCGGAGATGACACGacaataatgtttttatctctttcacGCGACGCCGTCGTTCTCCCACATTCTGTCCGTCGGGTCACGACGAACACCCCGCAACCCGCACGATGAGATTGACGAGATGACGAGTGTCCTCTTTTACGAATATAATTGTTCCTTCGAGGGGACGCGGTATCGCGCTCGTTCCCCCCCCTTCCctcctctctcgctcccgtctTTCTCGCGGACATCTGTTTGATCTGTCTTCATGGATGCTCCGGATGCTCGTGATCGAAGAATCGCGAATAATTCTATCGTCCGTCGTCCTGCCGCCGGACGAACCGTCGAACGGTCAATTAAATCCGCGTTGCCGTAGCCCGTAACCGCGCGGGATGCGGAACAGCTGACTCGCTCGCGGAGTACCGTTCGCTCGATTACGCGCGAAATATCGCGGCCCCGCGGCAAAGCGAAATTCGCAAGTCATTCGAGTCATCTACGGTCACGATTGCTGTTTCACGGTAATTCACGGTCGGTCCGTCTCCCCGTCCCTCCCTCGTTTTGTAGCTGAGCTGGGATAAGAGGACGAAtgcaccgtcgtcgtcgtcgtcgttcctGTGAAATCGAGGAGAGGAATCCCCGGCATCTGTTGCAGCAAAAAGAATTGCAGCGGAGAATTCCTTTAAGGCTCGAACTCCATTGTGCTCGCCGTCCGTCGCATCGTGCTGCAATACGCGAGGGTATACGATCTAAAAGCGTTTCTAAAatgaaatgcatttttatagGAAAAGAGCGAGGGAAATGTAGGTACGGATTTTCTTGTACGATATATCTTTAGAGAATGCAGAGCGTCGTAAAACGTATACGGCCGGGAAATGGAAGATTTTCTACTTCTTgccgcgtcgtcgtcgcgtcgtgcCGACGGACACGTCGACCCGACGGGAGATACGAATCGCTCtcaatgtccatttctaccaaatGTAGACCgactttaatctcgatttaactttttatctttttctaattcttaaaaacTAGAGAAGGATAAAAAGAATGAGTTAAATCGAGAGtaaacttactttttatctttttctagttctcCAAACTAGAAAAGGATAGAAAGTAAGTTGAGGCGAGAATAAACTTatcttttcttaattcttaaaactagaaaaggataaaaagtaagttgaATCGAGAGtaaacttactttttatcttgtttTGTAATTCCTAAAActagaaaaggataaaaagtaagttgaATTGAGAGTTTacacttactttttatcttgtttTCTAATTcctaaaactaaaaaaaagataaaaagtaagttgaATCACTTGAATCAACAAGATTAAAAGTTAGTCTGTATTGGTAGAAATATGGACATAAGAATCTCAAGAACGAAAGACAATGGGGAGTCTGTCTTCCCGAAGAAAATCCTGATTCCCAGATTCTCACTGGAACGGTCCCGACAATCGGGACCCCAACGTAGAATTAAGGGGCGGTTTCCACTTGTTAGTGACACAAGTCAACACAAGTGTCTCTGTTtttgttactcattgaaaGATAGAGACTACcaagaaagatagaacgagATGTGTCGACTCGTGTCACTAATTCTAAATGGAAAGCACCCAAGGTTTCGTTTAAGCGACGGGAAAATCTCAGGGGGACATATCCGCGCGCGTTCGTTCTCACGTCCTCTAAACGATATTCTGTGGCGAGATCTCGATTTCGCGGAATCGGTGAAATCGGTCCCCCGACGTTCGCTCGTCGGGGAACAACCGACGGCTCGGGGAACACCGCAATCTCTAAATTGAGGGCCGCCGACCGCGTCCTCCAcgcgccgtcgccgtcgggCGTATTTATTACCGAGTCACCGTCAGGGCCGCGCTGGACTATTAGCCGAGAGCGGAGCCagcccggcgcggcgtgtttGGCCGATGCCGATGCCGCTATCAGCGGCGCGGACAAAGGTACACCGGCGTATCTACGGTACAAATCGTGACGAAGCGATCTTGCGCCttcgcgccgccgccgccggcgcgATGGAGCGAAACGGTGGCGAAGCGACGGCGAACGGCCGACCGACGCACGGTGACACTGGTGACAGCAGTAGCGTTCCCCGTTCGTATCCATTCCGAATCGCGTCTAAGTATACGAGAAAAAGAGTCCCACCCGCGCGCCGCTCGGATCCGGGGCGTCCGCGATTCCCGCGAACGCTCGTCGGCCCGTCGTGAAACACGTGCGTATGCAAATCACCCGCTCGCTCGTCCGTCCGCTCCTCTCGCTCGGTGACGCCACATCTATCGGAGCCAGCCAGGGCCGCACCGGCCGCAGCCGGAGGCCGGAGGAGATGCCTGCGTCATCGTGCATCATCGGCGAGATCGATCGCGAGACATGATCGCGCCGCCTTCTCGCCGTCCGCCTCCTTCGCGCTCGCCCGTCTCGCTCTCGCGCCCAGCTACTCCTCGACGCAAGTAGATCGCCCTGGCCAGGCTGGCAGGTCGGGTAAGTGCCATGCGTTAATgcgagtgcgcgcgcgcgcgtgccgtGAGACGGTTTTTCTCCGCGACGgtgacgacggcgacggcgacggcgagaCCCGTCGCTGGCTGGAAACGTATAACGTCCCGCGTCCCGCGGTCACGCGCAACGCTTCCGCGTCGCGCTGATTACGGTGCGGCTGTTTATTGTgcgcgacgccgcgcgcgcgggttTTCCGtccgcgtcgcgcgtcgcggcgGTGACGTCCCCGCGCGTAAGCCCCAGGCCCCCTCGCGCGATATTAATGAGTTCCGAGAAGGGAAGGACCGGGCGCGCGAGGAGCGCGCGATGACGCGAACGTATGTAAATATCTAAAGGCGCACGTCCCGCGGTTCTCCGCTTCTCTTGCAGCTCTACTTTAATGGATGGAAAGAAAGATTGTCAGCGGAAGAACGAGGCCCGGGGCGGCTCCCAGCCCCGGGGCGACGCTCCGCTCGCGTCCGGGGAGGAAACGGACTGGGAGGGTATGCTCAACACGGAGCGGACGCGGGGCGACCTCGGCGACATGACGTTCTGCATGGCCAACTACCTGAAGGAGACCATGAAGATGATGTTTATGATGCGCAGCCATCACATGCTAACCGACGTGATCCTCGAGGTCGGCTCCGAACTGTTCCACGCGcataaagttattttagcAGCTGCTAGTCCCTACTTTAAGGTAAGCTGAACAGCTGGGTGGAAATTGTCGCTGGAATCCAGCGGAAAGCGATGAGGTATCGATGTTGATCCGGCCCTGCTTGAAATTCCAGGCAATGTTCACTGGAGGACTGAAGGAATGCGAGATGACGAGGGTGAAGCTCCAGGGTGTCTGTCCAACCACGATGGCTCGGTTAATGTACTTCATGTATACTGGTCAAATAAGAGTCACTGAGATTACCGTGTGTTCGCTGCTGTCAGCAGCTACCATGTTCCAAGTGCGTAgacaattttagaaaaaagaaaaccgtATCGCGAAGAAAAGAATTGTGTCGATAGATATATTCTGAGTGAATAGCAAATAGGCATAAAGTTGTTTTTAGGGACTTGAAGCTTCCCGTTGATATGATTTAACGTTTGACAAACGTGTGTTTCGATATAGGTCAGCAATGTGATAGATGCGTGCAGTGTCTTTCTGGAAAGACAACTCGATCCCACGAACGCGATTGGAATCGCCAACTTCGCCGAGCAGCACGGCTGCCACGATCTGTACCACAAGGCGAATCAGTTCATCGTTCAGCACTTCAACCAGATATGTCAGGAGGAGGAGTTCTTGCAGTTATCTGCGATACAGTTGGTGACGCTCATCAGGAAGGACGAACTGAACGTGCAGGAGGAAAGAGAGGTTTACAACGCCGTGCTGAAGTGGGTCAAGTACAACGAGGAGGCGAGGCGGCCCAAGATGGAGCACATATTGCACGCGGTACGCTGCCAGTACCTCACGCCGAACTTCCTGCGGGAGCAGATGAAGAACTGCGACGTGCTGAAGAAGGTGCCGGCGTGTCGCGAGTATCTGGCGCAGATCTTCAAGGACCTGACGTTGCACAAGAAGCCGGTTGTGAAAGAGCGTACGCCTAACACGCGGCGGGTAATATACATCGCCGGTGGTTTCTTCAAGCATTCGCTCGACGTCCTGGAGGGCTACAACGCCGACGAAAAGACGTGGACGCAGCACGCCAAGCTTATCGTCCCCAGATCCGGTCTGGGCGGTGCGTTCCTCAAGGGGATGTTCTACGCGGTCGGCGGCAGACACAATTCACCGGGAAGCAGGTTAGCACCTGAACGTCAATCGTGTTCGACGTTTTAGCGCTGTACCATGGGGTGTTTGGAAAATTACCTGGAATTCTCaagaaatttttctgttttaaaaagtGAAGGGACTCTCAGggaattttattgaaaatccAGGATATTTTTGTTAGAATTGTGCCTTTgattctgtttttattttacgaaaacCAAAGTGCTAgattttttgtatcaaaaaGTGCCGTGTAAGTtccatttacattttatagattttaaaatattttatttagatatatatacacatttggtttcttttaacaaaatttttttcaaaattttaacatgaCTTTATGGTGGattctattttcttattgtattttttaggaatagaaattattttaaactgatTCGACTAATTCTTAGTTTGCTCCATAAtcatattaatagaaaataagaaCTAACAAGCTGAGGTAATGAATTCCTTTTACTTTGTatctaaaaattctatttttgcaTGGAAATTTGAATCAAAATTCCTAAGAAATTAAGGAATTTATTCCAAAGTTTGTATAGATACTGccataatatatcaaatatagtCATCAGGTAGCATGAAAAGTTGTAGTTGATAGACTGCTTAGGAAGCAGCTTTGAAATATACCTAAAAAACTCGCACGACTTTTCTCAGGTACGACAGCGACTGGGTCGACAGGTATAACCCAATGACGGATCAGTGGCGACCGTGCAGCCCGATGTCGGTACCGAGGAACAGGGTCGGAGTCGCCGTTATGGATGGTCTGTTGTACGCTGTGGGTGGCAGCGCGGGCGCTGAGTACCATAACAGCGTCGAATGCTATGACCCGGATCAAGATACGTGGACCAGTGTGAAACCCATGCATGTCAAGAGATTAGGTGTAGGAGTAGCGGTAGTGAATAAGGTAGTACTTGTCAGCCGATATTCGTTGAGTGGCAAAGGTGACATACTGTTAATCATATAGTCACTTATGAAAAATAGATGActacatttaaatttcaaagttaaatcatatttagCTATGGCATCAGTATGCTAATTATGTTACTAATgtaaattatagtattttagatgtcatataatattagtttctcttaaatataaatagcgTACACCttccgttttattttaaaacattgtttCCATGTATTCATTCAAAGAGATACGcgcaatatattaaatctatttattgtataatgtaAGAAGTACGTTCGTTCTCCTGACAGACTGCTGTACGCAATCGGTGGCTTCGACGGCAAGGACCGGCTCAGTTCGGTGGAGTGTTACCATCCCGAGAATGACGAGTGGACGATGGTGTCGTCTACGAAGTGTGTTCGTTCGGGGTCCGGTGTGGCCAGTCTGGGGCAGTACATATACGTTATAGGCGGATACGACGGGAAATCGCAGTTGAATTCGGTAGAGAGATACGACACGGAACACGATGTGTGGGAGAACGTGAGCAGCGTTACTATTGCTCGCAGTGCTCTTAGCGTTACCATCCTCGACGGCAAACTATACGCAATGGGTAAATATGACTGTATTaatctttgataaaaaaaaaacctgtaTTTAGAGAGATTCTTTTttcatgatataaaaaatgatatacacGTAcggttcctttttttttaaggaggATACGACGGTACGACGTTTTTAAACATAGTAGAAATTTATGATCCGGCCCAGGACCAGTGGGTCCAAGGTGTGCCTATGACATCAGGAAGATCCGGCCACGCTAGCGCGGTGTCGTATTATCAGTGTCCTATACATTGTGATCATTTGGATTATAATATCTCGCTGGAGAAACCGCCATCGTGATACGCGGAACTGATACTCTTTTTAGGGGACATTCGTAAGCAAGGATAGTCAAATTCTTTTATTCGCGAGACGAACTGGAACCGCAAAAATATAGTGTGAAGTAGAAAATGGGACTGTGCGATATAGAGTGAGAAGGATGACGAATATACAGTTATTCTTCGATCGTCCGTGGACTGAACTGAAAAGtgtattaagtaatatttagaCGACATGCGACATGTCATCGAACCGGACCATACTTGGTCGGCTAGAGAATCGCGACTAGCCGACGAAAAGCGCTTTCTCGACAAAGCGAGGTAACTTTTGTTATCTCGCGGTTTATCGAAGGACCAATTTATCTTATTCATTAGGATAAATGCGACTGTGctaaattttatagttttatcgctttttaattatagattcgattctatatttaatgtatagagaaataatatataatgtacatattctcatatatatatcgtaagaaaattattttcaaagaaagTGCGAAGgtgtttttcttaatttagtGTCCAACTGTGTCGCATATATATTCAATCGCTGTCTTTCATAACGTTGTTGCCGTTATCATAACTTGCTTCTATCGATTCTTATTGaagtttttatcaaaattatgcGCCAATATATGGAACGTGCAAATTTATTCACGCATATCAATATCGACTTGAACTTATCTGAATGCAATACTTTTATGGAAAGTTATGCGGGCGATGTTTGCGTGTTTAAAATGGACGTTTAGAGGCAAAGATATAGCGGACAAATTCTTGCGGCATTAAAGTAATCggatttctttgaaatataattcctGCGTAATCGCGTCACGCTccagtaaatatatttgtaatacaaTGGCGCATACGGAATGCAAGAAATATGTCACGTGTCCCATGTGCAAAGGTGCAGGTAGGAACATCAGCCGATTACGGTAATCTTTTAAGGAGTGTCGATATTTATTTCGTGATAAAAActgtcttgaaaaaaaaaaggtaagtCTGCCACACGCGCGATGACGGAAACGGCTTCCTTATCTACTCAGCATGAGAATGCAAATTCATCACAAATTGCAAAAACACAATTTGTCGAAGCAACGTATTCCGGGGCTTCGGGGGACTTGCGTTTTTCCACGTTATCTGACAGGTACATCGGGCATGTTTAACTTCTAATGActcattttactaaaatttcaGTACGAGGAGGAATGTTATTTGAATCAGCAAAATCACAAATGAAAtacatctaaatatataaaaataataataaacgttgaatatattatactctATGTATGCTTAAACATGTATGACACTTTCATGTAGCAGATATCCGAAGGACGTTAATCCTACGGCCAATTACGAGAACTATGTGCCTATACTGGAGGGCGATTGTACAGAAACCCCAGAGGACTTTGCGAGTCCGCAAGAGACATTGAAACACGCCATGCAGAGCCTGAAGCAGGAGCAATGGCAGAGCAGCGTATCGGCTCTGATAAAGCTAATGCACATCTCGAGGATTCAACCAGAATTGCTGGACTCCAATATGCCTCGTATATACCGAACCTTGTGCAGGTCGTTCGAGCATCTCCACCGCGTCTCTCTTTGTCATAACGTGCTCGCTGCAATGAAACGTTATATTGCAGTTTGCTGCGAAATACAAGGCCGCACGTCGTTAGAACTGTCTGCCAGGTAGCGATGGAGTTGTACAAGACGGTCCAGTGTACGCAAAGACCGGAATTCGACGAGCTTGCGTCCGCGTTGCTTCTGAAGAGCACGCATACGAACAAGGGAATCCGGAATGACGCTCAACGCGCCTTGGACTCCATGGTGTCGCACTTGCCTCCCGCAACTTGTATTCGGATATTGACCAGCGAGCATGGTGCTAGGTGTGATTGAATGGACTTCGACGTCTTTGATTAAAGCAACGATTACATTGtcatataatatctattacaattaatgaCTTTTTTGTCGTTACGAATCAGATTATTTGTATGGAATTTTGAACGCTGTCTTGTTGTCTACAGTCACAAGAACCCGTTGATAAGAGCGACTGTGAGTCGACTgctctataatattattaatattattggaGTGGAATGTTTATCGTCGAATCCAAATTTCAAGGATACCCGGCGTAAGATATTCACAATGTGTGCTAAATTTCTTCTCGACGGTAATAATGAAACAAGGTACTCTTGATACGCATCTATCGAGAACATATCGCTATAATAGCAGCGtcttacatacattttttgtgATTCTTTAGAAatcatttattatgttttcttaaaataatttcttaacaaAGGATTAGTCTTTGACAAAGATGCTTAGATGTGTgtcatttcaaaataatagaaCAGACGCGTGATGAATGTATATGTTAATTGCAGGAATGATGCAAAAAAGACGTTAAAAGCGATGATGGGCCATCCCGATTTcgatactttattttatcaagaTGTGGACTGGAAGATTATTAGTAGCATCGAAAAGCAA
This genomic interval carries:
- the Keap1 gene encoding kelch-like ECH-associated protein 1 isoform X2, whose product is MDGKKDCQRKNEARGGSQPRGDAPLASGEETDWEGMLNTERTRGDLGDMTFCMANYLKETMKMMFMMRSHHMLTDVILEVGSELFHAHKVILAAASPYFKAMFTGGLKECEMTRVKLQGVCPTTMARLMYFMYTGQIRVTEITVCSLLSAATMFQVSNVIDACSVFLERQLDPTNAIGIANFAEQHGCHDLYHKANQFIVQHFNQICQEEEFLQLSAIQLVTLIRKDELNVQEEREVYNAVLKWVKYNEEARRPKMEHILHAVRCQYLTPNFLREQMKNCDVLKKVPACREYLAQIFKDLTLHKKPVVKERTPNTRRVIYIAGGFFKHSLDVLEGYNADEKTWTQHAKLIVPRSGLGGAFLKGMFYAVGGRHNSPGSRYDSDWVDRYNPMTDQWRPCSPMSVPRNRVGVAVMDGLLYAVGGSAGAEYHNSVECYDPDQDTWTSVKPMHVKRLGVGVAVVNRLLYAIGGFDGKDRLSSVECYHPENDEWTMVSSTKCVRSGSGVASLGQYIYVIGGYDGKSQLNSVERYDTEHDVWENVSSVTIARSALSVTILDGKLYAMGGYDGTTFLNIVEIYDPAQDQWVQGVPMTSGRSGHASAVSYYQCPIHCDHLDYNISLEKPPS
- the Keap1 gene encoding kelch-like ECH-associated protein 1 isoform X1, with amino-acid sequence MKCIFIGKERGKCSSTLMDGKKDCQRKNEARGGSQPRGDAPLASGEETDWEGMLNTERTRGDLGDMTFCMANYLKETMKMMFMMRSHHMLTDVILEVGSELFHAHKVILAAASPYFKAMFTGGLKECEMTRVKLQGVCPTTMARLMYFMYTGQIRVTEITVCSLLSAATMFQVSNVIDACSVFLERQLDPTNAIGIANFAEQHGCHDLYHKANQFIVQHFNQICQEEEFLQLSAIQLVTLIRKDELNVQEEREVYNAVLKWVKYNEEARRPKMEHILHAVRCQYLTPNFLREQMKNCDVLKKVPACREYLAQIFKDLTLHKKPVVKERTPNTRRVIYIAGGFFKHSLDVLEGYNADEKTWTQHAKLIVPRSGLGGAFLKGMFYAVGGRHNSPGSRYDSDWVDRYNPMTDQWRPCSPMSVPRNRVGVAVMDGLLYAVGGSAGAEYHNSVECYDPDQDTWTSVKPMHVKRLGVGVAVVNRLLYAIGGFDGKDRLSSVECYHPENDEWTMVSSTKCVRSGSGVASLGQYIYVIGGYDGKSQLNSVERYDTEHDVWENVSSVTIARSALSVTILDGKLYAMGGYDGTTFLNIVEIYDPAQDQWVQGVPMTSGRSGHASAVSYYQCPIHCDHLDYNISLEKPPS
- the LOC139814402 gene encoding TOG array regulator of axonemal microtubules protein 2-like, producing MAHTECKKYVTCPMCKGAGKSATRAMTETASLSTQHENANSSQIAKTQFVEATYSGASGDLRFSTLSDSRYPKDVNPTANYENYVPILEGDCTETPEDFASPQETLKHAMQSLKQEQWQSSVSALIKLMHISRIQPELLDSNMPRIYRTLCSLLRNTRPHVVRTVCQVAMELYKTVQCTQRPEFDELASALLLKSTHTNKGIRNDAQRALDSMVSHLPPATCIRILTSEHGASHKNPLIRATVSRLLYNIINIIGVECLSSNPNFKDTRRKIFTMCAKFLLDGNNETRNDAKKTLKAMMGHPDFDTLFYQDVDWKIISSIEKQLVSLKYSRIHSV